The following DNA comes from Bactrocera neohumeralis isolate Rockhampton unplaced genomic scaffold, APGP_CSIRO_Bneo_wtdbg2-racon-allhic-juicebox.fasta_v2 cluster11, whole genome shotgun sequence.
TTTCCAAGAgtcagtgaagcaaaaattaagaagggcatatttgtgggtccgcaaataagagaactaatgaaagataaaacatttgaggaaatgttaaatgaaactgaaatacgaGCCTGGAGTGCCTTTAAAAGCGTTGTTAAACATTTTCTTGAAAATGTGAAAGCTGACAACTACAAAGATCTTGTGACTGAACTATTTAATGCCTATAAAAAAAATGGGTTGCAACATGTcccttaaaattcactttctggacGCCCATCAGGATTTTTTCCCGAATATTTAGGGGCCGTAAGTGACGAACATGGGCAACGGTTTTACCAAAACCTTTCTGCTATGGAGAAACGGTACCAAGGCAAGTGGAATGCCAGTTTTCTTGCCGATTACTGTTGGACATTGTTAAAAAACATATCGCCGAAAAACACCGACAGTATCATTTTAAGGTActctttggttaataaaataataatatatctatcgctgctcttttttaacaaaaatcccCATAGCAAAAAAACTATAGGTGTTGGAAGAAATCTGCAGCTATGCATTTAtggtaatttttacataataaacactttgttctgTTCATGTCACAACAAacaagtggatttttgtttaccaGTGATATTATTGCCTTCAAAACTTTCTCGTACCAAATCGCGTagtgaaaatcaaattttctttgTGTATTTCATAGGCGAATATAAACTACTCTAAAGTATATaattaagtattaaaaattattgttttagaaTTAACAGAGGAAAACTgacaaattgatattttatcAATTGTTAATTGATATTATGAGattaaaaagcaaattttaaatttttagtattaaattaaactttaagttatcaatttttaatcccaaacaTCCTGTTACGGCTTTTGGAACACtttaatactatgttcggaccgacaacgaaaacatgttttcgtggggaaaaactggttttctcacgaaaacttgtgtttttgtccatgtaaaatctgtcaaaggaaaacacagttttcgctgaacactacttgaaaacttacattccactcattataaccGGTGTCTGCTCTAGTTTagtcgatgtttttggaagacatattttgccggccctaaattgtcgcgtgatatttgtttacattccatatacaaatacagttgTCAGTTGATATTCTcgtattagggggattctcttgctcttgcaaaatcTTGCCctgtgcagaaattgcagaattttcttcTTGGTGCAAcaggacaacaacaaacacacgctgAAAATTATTGGCAATgcctgtaaaatatgtcagaccaaaacccatgtctattttcgtgccgtcatatatcactagattctgcaatgggtgctctcttggccttgcatatttcggtaaaggatctttgcattttgtgtcatcttgcaatcttgcaagagcaagagaatgccgctattgatagttgttaGAGAAAActcaacatacaaatgtgttttcaaaatgttttcaatgtcggtgcgaacatagtattaattaaaaactagattTTCAGTTGTTAATTCCAACATCTTggattaaaaattacattttctttcTCTAATTCCAATgttgagataaaaaattaaaatcaaattattgatgtgaaattttttaataaaaaattgactaTCCTGCTCTCACCATATGCGTCACatcattgaaaacaataaataactgaaattcgTAAATTATAACTATTGACAGAAGGATTTACCTTGGTTTTGTTGGGATTTTATAATTCAGTCGAAATACTCTCTCTTATAAGATAATATGACATACctgcttattttttttctttttttccttttttaactttttcaataaatctttaTTCACTAGTTGCTGTTCCTCATCACACCTTAGAGAATCTTTTAGTTTCTCTTTATGACTCTTTTCATTTCTATTTACAACATTTTCGTGGTGATCTGTGCGTTCTTTACATTTTGACTTTTTATCCTtcttctttttggttttgtcgTCTCTCAACTTTTTTAGCTTTTTGTGATCTTTCTTCTTTCTCTGAAGTTCATTATTTACGCACAGAAATTCATTGTCTGTTATATTTGTTGATAATAATGAATTTTCAAATGCGTTGGTTGAATAAATATCCTTTTTGGATAGTGTAAATGGAGCTGCTACAGTTGCTGTTAAGCTAGTTGACGGTATAGTTTTTGCAGAATACGCAGAACCAGTTGAAATTAATGGTATCAAATCCGCACCTCCTGCCAATTTACCGACGCCATGTTTTTCGGAGCTAAATATATCTATTTGGGACAAATTTTCTGGTTCAGTTGGGAGaaaatttttagtagttttgagaaGCTTATTAGCcttttggaacatttttggaTCCTTTGAGCTCAAATAAAGATCAcctgataatttttttgttatatccTTTCGAATAGGTACATAATCCTcgatttgagaaaaatttagaGACTTTGTTGGTAATTGCAGTTGATTTTGATGCAAATCCTTAGAATTGGTCGAACTTAAAGAGTTCAACATGATTGTTGAGTATTCAATGGAATCATCGGACAATTCTATAGGGTCATCGGTATTAAGAATAGACGTCACTGCGGAAGATTTCGCTAAATCTATGCTAGACGAAGCGTGTTTAGAATACATACTACCAATGAATACTGGATTATCGGCATTTGACTTAGGAGATTTAGTAGCACGATCATTTTGTAAATGCAGCTCGTATGTATTCAACGACATACCACCTGGCGTGGGTGGTACCGACTTGGAACCCGTTTCAGGTGTACTCCAAAGCTCAGGAGTATTTAGTATATTTTCACTGACCGTAGTCGAGTGCTGAAGCTTGGGAGTTTTTGGACATTCTCGCTCTGCTTTTCTCATTTCAGATATAACATCAGGTGAAGTAAGTTTCATTGATTCGGGAACGAATGGTGGGACATTGCAATAGTTACGTTCTCCACTTGCTTGGAACAGAGTAGGTTCCAACGATGTGCCACTGATTGACGACTCtaatataaaacacaaatttaaataaaattaaaataatggtGAAATTAAAGAGTTTATAATAGATTATTTGCTCACAAACATTcattggacatacatatgtaatatgacgaaaatttatatcataatttATCATAAATTAGGGCTACCAACTTTGAGGCTACAACAACGTAAGCATAAAAATGCCGTAATGTAGAGATCACTGTAGTCTTACATTGTTCTggtaaaaattcgattttactTAATTCTAAATATACTCACCAAAAGTCTTGGAGGTATGTTATTATTGACTCTTTAGTAGGGGAGCTGTATAGATTTCATTCACGGTTAAACGGAGCACTAAAATGTGATATTTCCTGTTTCGGAATAGTGGCATATCAATATTACGTTTATTTAACATATTGTGTGTTTGCATAACCACACATTAGCGATAAGGATGCACGTTGTCTTGAGCAGCTATAACTTTAAATGTACATGTATTACAGCGTTTAAAAAGGTCATACAGCTTTAAACACAAGCCTTTATTTATCGGAGAAAATGGGTGTCCTAAAgttaacgaaaaatttaaatttgcttccaGTTATGTAGTAAAGTGATGAACGACAGAACAACATATCTTCATTATTGataaagatttcaaaaataatggatGGCAGCAAGCCACTTATATTCTTAGGATTGAGGAATCGATTGGTCTAAAAAAGTGATGTTTGCCGACTTCTGAAGTCAAAAGGCTTGGTCATATTACCATTACTAATTTCAAACCTCGCGTTTGTAAAGTACACCATATGctgatatatttaaaaaggtATGCGCAATTTTTAGTAAATGAAAACGGTAAGTAAACGTAAAATTTGACCTGAGccaatatttgcaaaaaaaaaaaaacaacaaaaattgactTTGTGTGCACCTTCAAAAGGACTTGGTTTGGtcggtcagtttgtgtggcagctatatatgtacatggtcACGATTTCTTCATATTGTGCATAATGCGTCTTTTTCAGGACTACAATGCTTATCACGTCCCGTTTCTACTCGCATTAAATAACTTTATCGTAGAAAACcttaattagaaataaaaattcagtccttataatttttttgcaaacaaattttcactttttaaaaaatgtgctATTTGGGTGACCAAGCCATTTTAAAGAGAGTTcaagtttttcaattaatactaattattcgtgaaattctatttgctattttttacataaaaggaaagtaatcatattttaagctctttttgcttttttaaggATCTTTGTCAAATGTATTAGCACTTATTGCTTTGTGTGACTATGGCTGTATAAAACACACAATCGGTCCGATTTAAacagtttcttcaaaaattattctgCGTTTTTCAACAAtaatacatgccaaatttcgggaagatatccTGTCAAATAAAAGGGTTTCCTTATAAGGACGtggttttgatcgttcagtttatatatcagatatatgctatggtggtctAATTTCGGGGGTCCAATATATGAGCGGGATCTTGGGGGAAAAAGcacatgtttaaaaattttccgtacatacatacagacgaacatggctaaatccacTCAGCTCATTACCCTTATTAttaactataaatattacttcaTATGGTCTCCGACTTCTGtctggatgttacaaattttgtgacaaacttaatagaCCTTGTCCAGggtaaatatatcttgtaatATTCAACGTATTTAAAGAAGAAGCTATTTAACAGCATTGCAGGCTGTTCATTCAACGGTATACCATATAGCCTTCAGAGcaagaaaagttattttttttttgttttctagatctttaaatgaaataaagatcACCTGTTGCATTTGGCACCGTTTCATTGAAAATAGGTATAATGTCctccttttgaaaaaaattcattagaGTCGCTGTTAAATCAAGCTGACTTTGATCCAAATCGCTCTGGTTGGGCGAACTTGAGTTATTGAGTAGCGATGGTGGAAGTTCATTGCATTCATCGAAAAGTTCTAATATTTCATCCAAATTTAGTGTGGGTGTAGCTATAGAAAATTTTCCTAAACATTGCATTACATACTTTGGCGTTGCATTTGAAAATACATACCGTCGCCGAATATAGGATTTTCTGTAATTGACTTAAGAGAATCATTTTGCATTTGGAATTCGTATGTGTTTAACAACATACAACTTGGCGATGTgggtattgaaatattttcgagtgGAGCCCAGAGCTCAGgtgtttttataagtttttcacAAAATGTAGACAAGTTATGAACCTGGAAATTTAAACATTCTGTTTCTGGGTTCCTCATCTCAGGTTTTGACAAAGTTGATGTTTGTGTCATTGACTCGGGGATGAATTGAGCTACatcgcaaaaattaaaatcatcaTTCAGTAGGGGTAAGAGAGGGTCTAACGTCGAATCATTGATTGTTGACtctaaataaaacgcaaatttaaattttgattaagaAATGGGCATATAtcatataacaataaatatggTAAAACCGTGTTCGAAACTACAAAAACTTTGACGTGCTTTCCTGAAACGAACGTATTTTGTGTTGTAAAAAActacaatatgtatgtgtaccaACAGGCCCAGTCACCcgtttttgtgaattttttatttatgaataaagacAAAACGCTATAGCTAAACGAATTGGAAACTACAGTCTTCTGAAGGGTGGATAGCGACAATGATGTTGGAATATGTGGCAACATTACCATTTCTCATGTAAGCGTTGAAGTGTTGTTCTTCTTATAACGGACATCTAAAGATAGCTTAGGAGAAAGTGCAGTTCAAGTGATGGGAAGTTCACGACGTATTCAAAGCACTGTTCTGAAGTTAAGTTcaacaattttgaataaaaataaaaattttaatttttaaatcccgattttagaattaaaaattatatacaaaatatgatAGAAGCGTAATAGagataaatgttaaattttttttttattctttctgTATATACACTAATATATCCTGAAAATTCGAAGACATTTCATGCAATCGTTttcgtaaaaacaaaaaaaaggagcAACGAGAActaatttagtaaaataattcACTTTGAaaacttcttaaaaaaatatacatattttctttgaaaatattcaatgtATTAAACTTCGAAATTTGCTAAACCGTATATGCAACTGCTAAATATTATAACTATGTTGAGTATTCcataacaaacataaaatggCGACTGCCGATTCAATTGCCTGCGTTAAATGTGGAATATTGTCGTCGAAATGCCTGTGTGCGTTGTTCTTAAAGAACGTGTTGTTGTTAAAGAGCGTGTCTTTAACTAGCGAAAAGAATATGGTGATACCACTGAGTGTTGTTCTTATCAAGATTGGAATAGAATTTActcaaaatttcgtgaaaaccAATATATTCTTATTTAGTATAAAATAGAAACTGTAAACATGGCACTATCAAATATGAAATTGCTACCAATATCTGTACTGTTTCATATTGTGAGGCTGCAAAATGTTTAAGGTTTTGTGTAAGCTACGTACATGTTAAAGTATCCGTTGTTGGACTCTAATCGCACTTACCTATATTTATTGGCTTCGCGGCGCTTTGTTGTCGCAAATTTGAAATAGGTAAATGAAATGTTGGTGGTAGGCGAGGAAATAACATATTCTGAGCAGTATGCGGTATGAGACCAGGTCCAGACGGAAACGGACAGAATTTCAAAAGATCAGGGATCCCGCCCATTACCGGTTTAGGCATAAACGACTGATGGGCACCAGGCACTACACTTGGAATTGTATGTAATTGGAGCGGAATCTGTGGAGAAAGCCTCTTCCTGTTTGTAGGGGACTTATAAGGCAATGGCTTATGAGATGAAGTTTGTACATTATCCGAATTCGGATCAACCATGGCATCATTAAATGATCCTAATGGTTGTAAAATTGTGTCCATGCGCataagttttttgttaatagtattGACTTCTTCTTTAGTTGGAAAGACTGTTTCAGCGTTATATTCATTTGGCTCGGTCATggacatattcaaaattaaatttttagttttggtttTCTTCCGTTCTTTCCGAATGTCCTTTATATTCAATGATAGACTAGAGGTAATGGCGTCACTGCCACAACATAAAGTTGGAGTCATATTATCGACGGGATTAGTTAGTtccattgaaatttttgtttctaagtGAGGAGGATATTGTTGATcgtatttagaaattttaaactttttcattttcttcgtATGTGAAACATCATTTGAGCCAATAGGACTTACAATTGTTTGTTTTGGTAAGTTTTTGCTTCCTGGCTTACGACCACGTTTTTTAGGTCTAGCACCTTCGCCAATTTGTAATGGCAGTTGGCTAATTTGGTTTGGAATAATAACGTCTGTAATGTTATTAGCAGAGATGTTCTCGACCAAGCCAGCAACACCTCGCTCGCAATTAACCGAcacatttaactttttttctaattgATCGGAATTGTGCATATTTGTGTCGCTTGCTATCATACATTTCAGATTGGTAGGCGTGGGTGTAATTGTGGTACCGCAAGGAAGGTTGATAAATTGACCATCACTTCCTCCAGATAATTGTGTCGAAGGCACGCGACTGTTCGGCGATGCTGGTTTTTGTGACTtttgtttcgaaatttttttaaaaatatttaatttatttttatcaagcTCTGTCGATAATTTAACACCggacaacatttttttttcaagaaaagtaGCATTTGGAGACAGCTTCACATTATCGACagtattttcattgtttttaacaCTAAAACTATTATCGGTAGTGCTACATTGAGAGAACGACAAGCTGGCTTTCGGAACACAC
Coding sequences within:
- the LOC126766093 gene encoding uncharacterized protein LOC126766093 isoform X3 yields the protein MTDHYMRELLRIVVAQICQTIGYHVVQTTPFELLQDILQRFLHEFSRDLRRQVEHYNRTEACLDDIHITLGNLNINISELLDYTNNVEPVPLAVELPKFPAHKNTNLNFLKPGSKEVLTRPVHIHEYLPPMLPADSQSTLPSHYLSSDAPFFKSSSINCETKTERYLPTFANTVTCLSTPNRLGVSKDSLDPSQEGAKVTVCSSSHMFDEEGRPTREISSVVMTTGGFISPAIEGKLPDTKVPKFVEKLMGFDAPPPSLPAAVVSSEKFKTADHKHHSNNTTPKPGVSEAVHTCSIQSKPLLNVEKTELADGPASQLLATSSKLMIPNENVSDITNISITKKVGWSPLTRHVQVPTIATKLLNKAKKKSPLDLQSALMAKTYLPNAESSNTSLISPRVENSERLNKKTKKMLQNLLKPGLESSSTSSDYSNSVLQRHKMEKYLKKQSKHKKKILQKQGDVLKNLEITKVLGDKLPVPQPSSTKTFSDISVIKDSFLPEASKEKTCVPKASLSFSQCSTTDNSFSVKNNENTVDNVKLSPNATFLEKKMLSGVKLSTELDKNKLNIFKKISKQKSQKPASPNSRVPSTQLSGGSDGQFINLPCGTTITPTPTNLKCMIASDTNMHNSDQLEKKLNVSVNCERGVAGLVENISANNITDVIIPNQISQLPLQIGEGARPKKRGRKPGSKNLPKQTIVSPIGSNDVSHTKKMKKFKISKYDQQYPPHLETKISMELTNPVDNMTPTLCCGSDAITSSLSLNIKDIRKERKKTKTKNLILNMSMTEPNEYNAETVFPTKEEVNTINKKLMRMDTILQPLGSFNDAMVDPNSDNVQTSSHKPLPYKSPTNRKRLSPQIPLQLHTIPSVVPGAHQSFMPKPVMGGIPDLLKFCPFPSGPGLIPHTAQNMLFPRLPPTFHLPISNLRQQSAAKPINIESSISGTSLEPTLFQASGERNYCNVPPFVPESMKLTSPDVISEMRKAERECPKTPKLQHSTTVSENILNTPELWSTPETGSKSVPPTPGGMSLNTYELHLQNDRATKSPKSNADNPVFIGSMYSKHASSSIDLAKSSAVTSILNTDDPIELSDDSIEYSTIMLNSLSSTNSKDLHQNQLQLPTKSLNFSQIEDYVPIRKDITKKLSGDLYLSSKDPKMFQKANKLLKTTKNFLPTEPENLSQIDIFSSEKHGVGKLAGGADLIPLISTGSAYSAKTIPSTSLTATVAAPFTLSKKDIYSTNAFENSLLSTNITDNEFLCVNNELQRKKKDHKKLKKLRDDKTKKKKDKKSKCKERTDHHENVVNRNEKSHKEKLKDSLRCDEEQQLVNKDLLKKLKKEKKKKNKQLFTEELAQTVKKHATDTPGISGVGKPTTMFSMFSTSTNLSATTNLSSSTQSFVPKLTLKLGNSQSPTPDEDTSQKKYFSASKTLNEFERKREPSPELARISPLVTRPQKQKFNLAAETLISASNQITASGGSGNSAFDSIIENNVNTVSASKNPCVHSGAPSPSPWSSGGTLSASSVLLPQQLLHPLKSQEPSSLSSKVDGGLLPNSNINTSRFFDVAARHSPVPLISETSRPSSYIDAEGNRVWICPACGKVDDGSPMIGCDGCDAWYHWICVGITIAPKDNEDWFCRVCITRKKGIHATDKKRKRSKKK
- the LOC126766093 gene encoding transcription initiation factor TFIID subunit 3 isoform X4; translation: MTDHYMRELLRIVVAQICQTIGYHVVQTTPFELLQDILQRFLHEFSRDLRRQVEHYNRTEACLDDIHITLGNLNINISELLDYTNNVEPVPLAVELPKFPAHKNTNLNFLKPGSKEVLTRPVHIHEYLPPMLPADSQSTLPSHYLSSDAPFFKSSSINVSNDCETKTERYLPTFANTVTCLSTPNRLGVSKDSLDPSQEGAKVTVCSSSHMFDEEGRPTREISSVVMTTGGFISPAIEGKLPDTKVPKFVEKLMGFDAPPPSLPAAVVSSEKFKTADHKHHSNNTTPKPGVSEAVHTCSIQSKPLLNVEKTELADGPASQLLATSSKLMIPNENVSDITNISITKKVGWSPLTRHVQVPTIATKLLNKAKKKSPLDLQSALMAKTYLPNAESSNTSLISPRVENSERLNKKTKKMLQNLLKPGLESSSTSSDYSNSVLQRHKMEKYLKKQSKHKKKILQKQGDVLKNLEITKVLGDKLPVPQPSSTKTFSDISVIKDSFLPEASKEKTCVPKASLSFSQCSTTDNSFSVKNNENTVDNVKLSPNATFLEKKMLSGVKLSTELDKNKLNIFKKISKQKSQKPASPNSRVPSTQLSGGSDGQFINLPCGTTITPTPTNLKCMIASDTNMHNSDQLEKKLNVSVNCERGVAGLVENISANNITDVIIPNQISQLPLQIGEGARPKKRGRKPGSKNLPKQTIVSPIGSNDVSHTKKMKKFKISKYDQQYPPHLETKISMELTNPVDNMTPTLCCGSDAITSSLSLNIKDIRKERKKTKTKNLILNMSMTEPNEYNAETVFPTKEEVNTINKKLMRMDTILQPLGSFNDAMVDPNSDNVQTSSHKPLPYKSPTNRKRLSPQIPLQLHTIPSVVPGAHQSFMPKPVMGGIPDLLKFCPFPSGPGLIPHTAQNMLFPRLPPTFHLPISNLRQQSAAKPINIESSISGTSLEPTLFQASGERNYCNVPPFVPESMKLTSPDVISEMRKAERECPKTPKLQHSTTVSENILNTPELWSTPETGSKSVPPTPGGMSLNTYELHLQNDRATKSPKSNADNPVFIGSMYSKHASSSIDLAKSSAVTSILNTDDPIELSDDSIEYSTIMLNSLSSTNSKDLHQNQLQLPTKSLNFSQIEDYVPIRKDITKKLSGDLYLSSKDPKMFQKANKLLKTTKNFLPTEPENLSQIDIFSSEKHGVGKLAGGADLIPLISTGSAYSAKTIPSTSLTATVAAPFTLSKKDIYSTNAFENSLLSTNITDNEFLCVNNELQRKKKDHKKLKKLRDDKTKKKKDKKSKCKERTDHHENVVNRNEKSHKEKLKDSLRCDEEQQLVNKDLLKKLKKEKKKKNKQLFTEELAQTVKKHATDTPGISGVGKPTTMFSMFSTSTNLSATTNLSSSTQSFVPKLTLKLGNSQSPTPDEDTSQKKYFSASKTLNEFERKREPSPELARISPLVTRPQKQKFNLAAETLISASNQITASGGSGNSAFDSIIENNVNTVSASKNPCVHSGAPSPSPWSSGGTLSASSVLLPQQLLHPLKSQEPSSLSTRHSPVPLISETSRPSSYIDAEGNRVWICPACGKVDDGSPMIGCDGCDAWYHWICVGITIAPKDNEDWFCRVCITRKKGIHATDKKRKRSKKK
- the LOC126766093 gene encoding transcription initiation factor TFIID subunit 3 isoform X1 gives rise to the protein MTDHYMRELLRIVVAQICQTIGYHVVQTTPFELLQDILQRFLHEFSRDLRRQVEHYNRTEACLDDIHITLGNLNINISELLDYTNNVEPVPLAVELPKFPAHKNTNLNFLKPGSKEVLTRPVHIHEYLPPMLPADSQSTLPSHYLSSDAPFFKSSSINVSNDCETKTERYLPTFANTVTCLSTPNRLGVSKDSLDPSQEGAKVTVCSSSHMFDEEGRPTREISSVVMTTGGFISPAIEGKLPDTKVPKFVEKLMGFDAPPPSLPAAVVSSEKFKTADHKHHSNNTTPKPGVSEAVHTCSIQSKPLLNVEKTELADGPASQLLATSSKLMIPNENVSDITNISITKKVGWSPLTRHVQVPTIATKLLNKAKKKSPLDLQSALMAKTYLPNAESSNTSLISPRVENSERLNKKTKKMLQNLLKPGLESSSTSSDYSNSVLQRHKMEKYLKKQSKHKKKILQKQGDVLKNLEITKVLGDKLPVPQPSSTKTFSDISVIKDSFLPEASKEKTCVPKASLSFSQCSTTDNSFSVKNNENTVDNVKLSPNATFLEKKMLSGVKLSTELDKNKLNIFKKISKQKSQKPASPNSRVPSTQLSGGSDGQFINLPCGTTITPTPTNLKCMIASDTNMHNSDQLEKKLNVSVNCERGVAGLVENISANNITDVIIPNQISQLPLQIGEGARPKKRGRKPGSKNLPKQTIVSPIGSNDVSHTKKMKKFKISKYDQQYPPHLETKISMELTNPVDNMTPTLCCGSDAITSSLSLNIKDIRKERKKTKTKNLILNMSMTEPNEYNAETVFPTKEEVNTINKKLMRMDTILQPLGSFNDAMVDPNSDNVQTSSHKPLPYKSPTNRKRLSPQIPLQLHTIPSVVPGAHQSFMPKPVMGGIPDLLKFCPFPSGPGLIPHTAQNMLFPRLPPTFHLPISNLRQQSAAKPINIESSISGTSLEPTLFQASGERNYCNVPPFVPESMKLTSPDVISEMRKAERECPKTPKLQHSTTVSENILNTPELWSTPETGSKSVPPTPGGMSLNTYELHLQNDRATKSPKSNADNPVFIGSMYSKHASSSIDLAKSSAVTSILNTDDPIELSDDSIEYSTIMLNSLSSTNSKDLHQNQLQLPTKSLNFSQIEDYVPIRKDITKKLSGDLYLSSKDPKMFQKANKLLKTTKNFLPTEPENLSQIDIFSSEKHGVGKLAGGADLIPLISTGSAYSAKTIPSTSLTATVAAPFTLSKKDIYSTNAFENSLLSTNITDNEFLCVNNELQRKKKDHKKLKKLRDDKTKKKKDKKSKCKERTDHHENVVNRNEKSHKEKLKDSLRCDEEQQLVNKDLLKKLKKEKKKKNKQLFTEELAQTVKKHATDTPGISGVGKPTTMFSMFSTSTNLSATTNLSSSTQSFVPKLTLKLGNSQSPTPDEDTSQKKYFSASKTLNEFERKREPSPELARISPLVTRPQKQKFNLAAETLISASNQITASGGSGNSAFDSIIENNVNTVSASKNPCVHSGAPSPSPWSSGGTLSASSVLLPQQLLHPLKSQEPSSLSSKVDGGLLPNSNINTSRFFDVAARHSPVPLISETSRPSSYIDAEGNRVWICPACGKVDDGSPMIGCDGCDAWYHWICVGITIAPKDNEDWFCRVCITRKKGIHATDKKRKRSKKK
- the LOC126766093 gene encoding transcription initiation factor TFIID subunit 3 isoform X2 — translated: MTDHYMRELLRIVVAQICQTIGYHVVQTTPFELLQDILQRFLHEFSRDLRRQVEHYNRTEACLDDIHITLGNLNINISELLDYTNNVEPVPLAVELPKFPAHKNTNLNFLKPGSKEVLTRPVHIHEYLPPMLPADSQSTLPSHYLSSDAPFFKSSSINVSNDCETKTERYLPTFANTVTCLSTPNRLGVSKDSLDPSQEGAKVTVCSSSHMFDEEGRPTREISSVVMTTGGFISPAIEGKLPDTKVPKFVEKLMGFDAPPPSLPAAVVSSEKFKTADHKHHSNNTTPKPGVSEAVHTCSIQSKPLLNVEKTELADGPASQLLATSSKLMIPNENVSDITNISITKKVGWSPLTRHVQVPTIATKLLNKAKKKSPLDLQSALMAKTYLPNAESSNTSLISPRVENSERLNKKTKKMLQNLLKPGLESSSTSSDYSNSVLQRHKMEKYLKKQSKHKKKILQKQGDVLKNLEITKVLGDKLPVPQPSSTKTFSDISVIKDSFLPEASKEKTCVPKASLSFSQCSTTDNSFSVKNNENTVDNVKLSPNATFLEKKMLSGVKLSTELDKNKLNIFKKISKQKSQKPASPNSRVPSTQLSGGSDGQFINLPCGTTITPTPTNLKCMIASDTNMHNSDQLEKKLNVSVNCERGVAGLVENISANNITDVIIPNQISQLPLQIGEGARPKKRGRKPGSKNLPKQTIVSPIGSNDVSHTKKMKKFKISKYDQQYPPHLETKISMELTNPVDNMTPTLCCGSDAITSSLSLNIKDIRKERKKTKTKNLILNMSMTEPNEYNAETVFPTKEEVNTINKKLMRMDTILQPLGSFNDAMVDPNSDNVQTSSHKPLPYKSPTNRKRLSPQIPLQLHTIPSVVPGAHQSFMPKPVMGGIPDLLKFCPFPSGPGLIPHTAQNMLFPRLPPTFHLPISNLRQQSAAKPINIESSISGTSLEPTLFQASGERNYCNVPPFVPESMKLTSPDVISEMRKAERECPKTPKLQHSTTVSENILNTPELWSTPETGSKSVPPTPGGMSLNTYELHLQNDRATKSPKSNADNPVFIGSMYSKHASSSIDLAKSSAVTSILNTDDPIELSDDSIEYSTIMLNSLSSTNSKDLHQNQLQLPTKSLNFSQIEDYVPIRKDITKKLSGDLYLSSKDPKMFQKANKLLKTTKNFLPTEPENLSQIDIFSSEKHGVGKLAGGADLIPLISTGSAYSAKTIPSTSLTATVAAPFTLSKKDIYSTNAFENSLLSTNITDNEFLCVNNELQRKKKDHKKLKKLRDDKTKKKKDKKSKCKERTDHHENVVNRNEKSHKEKLKDSLRCDEEQQLVNKDLLKKLKKEKKKKNKQLFTEELAQTVKKHATDTPGISGVGKPTTMFSMFSTSTNLSATTNLSSSTQSFVPKLTLKLGNSQSPTPDEDTSQKKYFSASKTLNEFERKREPSPELARISPLVTRPQKQKFNLAETLISASNQITASGGSGNSAFDSIIENNVNTVSASKNPCVHSGAPSPSPWSSGGTLSASSVLLPQQLLHPLKSQEPSSLSSKVDGGLLPNSNINTSRFFDVAARHSPVPLISETSRPSSYIDAEGNRVWICPACGKVDDGSPMIGCDGCDAWYHWICVGITIAPKDNEDWFCRVCITRKKGIHATDKKRKRSKKK
- the LOC126766237 gene encoding uncharacterized protein LOC126766237, whose translation is MTQTSTLSKPEMRNPETECLNFQVHNLSTFCEKLIKTPELWAPLENISIPTSPSCMLLNTYEFQMQNDSLKSITENPIFGDATPTLNLDEILELFDECNELPPSLLNNSSSPNQSDLDQSQLDLTATLMNFFQKEDIIPIFNETVPNATGDLYFI